The window AATATAGGGTGTGACTTTATTTGTATATTGTGTCATAAATATAACAAGCTTAATATTAACAAAATAAAAAAACAAAAAATGGCAGGAATTTTAGACTTATTAAACAGTGACTTAGGAAAAACAATTATATCTGGAGTTTCTGGATCTACAGGTCAAGACGCAGGAAAAACAAGTAGTGTATTAACAATGGCGCTACCAGTTTTAATGAAAGCAATGGAACGTAATGCTTCTACACCAGAAGGTGCTGAAGGATTAATGGGAGCGTTAAAAAAGCACGATGGTGGTATTTTAGATAACCTTGGAGGTTTATTTGGTGGTGGAGTTGATGAAACTGTAAAACAAGATGGAGCTGGAATTTTAGGTCATATTTTAGGTAACAAACAACAAGGTGTTGAAAAAGTTATCGGAGAAAAATCTGGAATGGATACAGGAAGTGTTGGTAACATTTTAAAAGTTGCAGCACCAATATTAATGGGAGTTTTAGGTCAACAATCTCGCCAAAGTAATGTAAGTAACTCAGCAGATTTAGGTGGTTTACTTGGTGGTTTACTTGGTGGTAACGAAACTAAAAACGAACAAAGCTTCTTAGAAAAAATACTAGATGCAGATGGTGACGGTAGTGTTATTGATGATGTTGCAGGTATGGTTTTAGGACAAGCTACAAAAGGAAAAGGTGGCATTGCTGGTCTTTTAGGAGGTCTTTTTGGTAAGTAAAATTCCTATATTATAAATATAAAAAAAGGTCAAACATTTATTGTTTGACCTTTTTTCTTGTTGTAATTTTGCAGTACTTATTTTTTTAAAATGGAAAAACTAAAACAACGCTGGGGAATAGAAAGTAATTGGGCAATTATTGCTATACTGCTTGTTTTCTCTATTAATGGATCTTTTGCTACATGGGTTGCAAAACCAGTTACTGCATTCTTTGGTTTATCTCCAGAAACTACAAATCCATTTTTGTTTTGGTTCTTAAGAATCTTATTAATATTTCCTATTTATCAACTTACATTACCTATCGTTGGTTGGGTATTTGGTCAATTTAAATTCTTTTGGGCATTTGAAAAGAAATTTTTAAGTCGCTTAGGATTAGGATTCTTGTTTAAAAAATAACTAAACTTCAATAGTCGTTTCTTTCTCTTTTTTAAAAACAAATGTGTACAACCACATTAATGTAAAAGTTGGTATCACATCCAAAAATGGCATAGCCTCTTCAACAAATGTTATTGCTGCTGCTATTTTACCTTCTTTCCCTTTGTACATTTTTGTCATTAAATACGCAGACAAAGGTGCCCAAACAATATCCAACATTGGAAACGCAAAAGATGCATAACCAAAAGCATCAAACAATAAACCTAATGCTAATTTTTTATATTTATTTTTCATCTATCAATTTTAATTTATAGTTGAAATATGGCAAAATTCAAGCCAAAAAACAGCTATATCATTTGAAATGAATAAGTTTGCATAAAATTACTATTTTCTATGGATTTTTCTGAATTTCAATCTAAAATAAATCATTACAAAACTACGCAACTTGGCGGAATGGAAGCGCAATTTAAATTGGTTCCTAAACTTCGACTGCAATATTCCGAAGAAAAAATAAAAAACAGTAATCCAAAAAAAGCCGCTGTTTTGGCATTATTTTATCCAAATAAAAACGGAAAAACATGTTTTTTATTAACAGAACGAGCTAGTTATAACGGTACACATTCTGGTCAAATAAGTTTCCCTGGAGGAAAAATTGAAAAAAAACGATATCAATTTACAAGAAACGGCACTTAGAGAAACTCACGAAGAAGTTGGTGTTTTACCTTCATCAATAGCAATAATAAGAGAAATTACTGACGTTTATATTCCTCCAAGTAATTTTTTAGCAACTCCTTTTATGGGCTTCACAAATACAAAACCAACTTTTATTGAAAATAATGAAGTAGCCAACAGTATAACTGTTTTAGTAAGTGATTTACTTAATAATGATAATATTACTAGTAAAATTATGAGTACTTCTTATATGAAAGAAATTAGCGTACCTTGCTTTAAACTAAACAATTACATTGTTTGGGGAGCAACGGCAATGATTCTTTCAGAAATTAAAGAATTGTTGAACTCTTAACTTGATTAATTCTTTTGTATTTTTGTAGCTCTTACAAATTAAAAACTTATGCCTTTATTTAAAAGGAACCCTTTTGGACATATATTATTCTTAAAGAAATGGCTTATCAGAATCTTTGGTGTTATTTCTCACGGAAGATACAGACGTTTTAATAATTTACAGATTGAAGGTTCTGAAATTCTTAGAAATTTACCTGAAAACAATGTGCTTTTTGTCTCTAATCATCAAACATACTTTGCGGATGTAGCTGCAATGTTTCATGTTTTTAATGCTGCCTTAAAAGGAAGAGATAATACCATTAAAAATATCGGATACATTTGGCAGCCTAAATTAAACATATATTATGTTGCTGCTGGAGAAACTATGCGTGCAGGATTGTTGCCAAAAATATTTGCTTATGTTGGCTCTGTTTCCATTGAAAGAACTTGGCGCAGCGAAGGTAAAGATGTAAAAAGACAAGTAAAAATGTCTGATGTTTCTAACATTGGAAAAGCTCTAAATGACGGTTGGGTAATTACGTTTCCGCAGGGAACAACTACAGCTTTTAAACCAATTAGAAGAGGAACAGCTCATATAATAAAAAAGCACAAACCTGTAGTTGTACCTATTGTAATTGATGGTTTTAGACGTTCTTTTGATAAAAAAGGATTGCAAATTAAGAAACGTAACGTCTTACAATCTATGGTTATTAAAGAGCCTTTAGAGATTGATTATGAAAATGAAGATGTTGCCGATATTGTGACTAAAATTGAATATGCAATTGAACAACATCCTTCTTTTTTAAAAGTACTTACACCTAAGCAACTTGAAGAAGAGCAAGATTTTATTGAAAGTCGTCGTTTTTGGGGAGCAGATTCTAAGGAAAAAGAAAGTAAAAAAAAGTTGTAAACGAAGCTTAGTCTAACAACTCTTCTAACTCTAATTTATAATCGTATTGTAAATCTTCATGTAAGGTTGCAATTGCTTTTTCTATCAATAGAACTTGTCTATCAAATGAATTTAATAATTGCTGACTATTCTTAATTGAAGGTTTAAAATTCTTGAGTTTATAACAAAAATGTAACAGTAATTCTACTTCTGTTTCTTTCTTTTTTGAATATCGAATAAACTTTTTAGTAAGCGTTAAAATTTTTCTGACGCTTTTTCTAATATAGAAAAAACTCTTAGTATTTATTTGCTCAAACAAATTGTCCATTTGTTCTTTTACACTTTCTATATAACCTTCTTCATTATGAGATTCAAAAAGCAAATAAGTAAGTAACTCTTTATTTTCTTTTTTAAATTTAGAAAGCTGTAAACACAATTCAATCAATTCATTGGTTGATTTATGTGCTAATTCATCTTTTATTTTTTTTACAGTAACTGCTTTCATATTTATTTTTTTACAAGATAAAAGTAAAAAAGAAACCTCATAGAATTTCTACGAGGTTTTTATTGTTTTTCGAATATTTTACTATTGAATACTAGGTACTTCAACCAATTCATTAACATCTGCATCATAATCTATTCCTGGTACCTTAAACCCGAATAATTTAAAAAATTCGTTGCTATATTCTTCTAAATCTCCAATTTCAGATAAATTTTCAGTTGTAGCTTTTTTCCATAATTCAGAAATCTCTGCTTGTACGTCTTCACGCATTTCCCAATCATCAACTCTAATTCTACCTTTTTCATCTAAAGCTAAATCTCCACCAAACAAACGTTCGCTATACAAACGTTGAATTTGCTCAATACAACCTTCGTGAATTCCTTTCTCTTTCATCACTTTAAATAATAAAGAAATATATAAAGGAATTACTGGAATTGCAGAACTTGCTTGTGTTACTAATGCTTTATTTACTGAAACATACGCCTTTCCTCCTATCGATTTTAAATCGTCTGTAATTGTAAAAGCAGTAGCTTCTAAATGGTCTTTTGCAGCACCAATTGTTCCGTTTCTATAGACTGGTTTTGTAACTTCTGGGCCAATATAAGAATAGGCAACAGTTTTTATTCCTTCGGCTAACAAGTTTTCAGCTTGTAAAGCGTCCATCCACATTTTCCAGTCTTCTCCACCCATTACAGTTATCGTATTTTCTACGTCTTCTCCTTCTGCAGGATTTATAGAAATTTCTGATACTTTTCCTGTATGAAAATCTACGGTTTTATTGGTAAAAACTTCGCCAATTGGTTTTAAAACCGATTTAAAACGTTTTCCTGAAGTTGGATGTGTTCTTACAGGTGAAGCTAAACTGTATATTACTAAATCAATTTGACCTAAGTCTTCCTTAATTAAGTTTACAACTTGTTCTTTTACTTCGTTTGAAAACGCGTCTCCGTTAATACTTTTTGCATACAAACCTGCCTTGTTTGCTTCTTGCTCAAAAGCGGCTGTGTTGTAAAATCCTGGCGAACCTGGTCTTCCTGCTGTAGCTGGTTTGTCAAAGAAAACACCAATTGTAGCAGCATCTGATCCAAATGCACTTGCAATTCTTGATGCCAGTCCAAAACCCGTTGAAGAACCTAAAACTAATACTCTTTTAGCGCCTTCAATTTTTCCTTTAGATTTTATATATTCAATTTGATCTTTAACATTTTGAGCACAACCGGTTGGATGCGATGTTAAACAGATAAATCCTCTTGTTCTTGGTTCTATTATCATTTTACAGTTTTTAGTCGTTAGTTTTTAGTCGTTAGTAATTAGCTCGACAAAACATTAATTAATTTACTCTTGTCATTTCGACGTTAGGAGAAATCTTAATTTTTTAATAGTTATTAGATTCCTCCTCATTCTTCGTTCGGAATGACAAGATTTATTTATTTAAAAAAGAAGTTACATTCTTTTCTATTCTTGCCAAAACATTTTCTGTAGAAGCTTTTACAAACTTCTCTCCTGTTATTTGTTCGTACAATTCAATATATCTGTTAGAAATTTCGATAATTTTTTCATCATTCATTTCTGGAATTTGTTGCCCGTCTTTTCCTTGAAAACCATTTTCAATTAACCATTGACGTACAAATTCTTTTGATAATTGTTTCTGAGATTCTCCTTTTTCTTGGCGTTCTTGATATCCTTCAGCATAAAAATAACGAGACGAATCTGGTGTATGAATTTCGTCAATCAAGACAATTTTACCATCTTTAGTTTTACCAAATTCATATTTAGTATCTACTAAAATTAATCCGCGAGAAGCAGCAATTTCTGTTCCTCTTGCAAATAAAGCTCTTGTATATTTTTCTAAAACAATATAATCTTCTTCAGAAACTATTCCTTTTGCTAAAATGTCTTCACGTGTAATATCTTCATCGTGATCTCCATTATCAGCTTTTGTTGAAGGCGTAATTATTGGATTTGGAAACTTATCGTTTTCTTTTAAACCTTCAGCCATTTCAACTCCACATAAAACTCTTTTACCTGCTTTGTATTCTCTTGCTGCATGACCAGACATATAACCTCTAATTACCATTTCTACTTTAAATGGCTCACATAAATGACCAATTGCCACATTTTCATCTGGATTTGCAACTAACCAATTAGGAACAATATCTGCTGTATCATTCATCATTTTTGTTGCAATCTGATTTAAAATCTGACCTTTAAACGGAATTTGACGCGGTAAAATTACGTCAAAAGCTGATAATCTATCCGAAGCAATCATTACTAATACTTCGTCATTTATATTGTAAACTTCTCTTACTTTTCCTTTATAAATACTTTTTTGTTTAGGAAAGTTAAAGTTAGTCTCGTTAATTGTATTCATCTATTTGTTTGTTGTGTTGTTGGTTGCAAAAGTACTTTAAACACTATTGATTAACAACTAAAATTTTATTCCGTTTCTATACTTTTATAAGCTGTAATTATTTTTCTTACTAATTTATGACGCACAACATCTTTATCGTCTAAAAATACTTGCGCAATTCCGTCAATATCTTTTAAAGTAAGTAAAGATGCCTTTAATCCTGAAACTTGTTTTCTTGGTAAATCTATTTGCCCTGGATCTCCAGTAATGATAAACTTTGCGTGTTTTCCCATTCTGGTTAAAAACATTTTCATTTGATTGTGCGTTGTATTTTGTGCTTCGTCTAAAATTACAAAGGCATTATCTAAAGTTCTACCGCGCATAAATGCCAAAGGAGCAATCTGTATAATTCCTTTTTCTATATGAGATTCTAATTTTTCATGCGGAATCATATCTCGCAACGCATCATATAAAGGTTGCATATACGGATCTAGTTTTTCCTTTAAATCTCCAGGTAAAAAACCTAAATTTTCACCAGATTCTACTGCAGGTCTTGTTAAAATAATTCTACGTACATCTTTCTCTTTTAACGCTTTTACAGCCAAAGCAACAGCTGTATATGTTTTACCTGTTCCTGCAGGTCCAACAGCAAAAAGCATATCATTTTTTTGCATTAAAGAAACCATTTTACGCTGGTTAGCAGTTTGTGGTTTAATTTGCTTTCCGCTAACTCCATGCACTAAAATATCATCTCCTTTTCCGGTAGATTTACGGGTTTCTTCTTCTTTTCCTGTTGAAGTTACTAAGCGTTCAATGATATTGTCATCTAACTTATTATACTTATTAAAATACTTAATTAGCATTTCAATTCGTTTTTCAAACTCATCTAAAAGATCTGATTCTCCATAAATTTTCAATTTATTGCCACGTGCTACAATTTTAATTTTTGGAAAGTATGTTTTTAATTGAGTAATAGTACTATTTCGTGCTCCAAAAAAATCGTTTGGATCAATTTCTGTCAATTCAATTATACGTTCTGTCAAATGATAAATTTTTAAAAATTAACAGTCATAGACTGTTTTGTTAATATTAACTGCGTTAAAAAACCTTTGATTAAAATACAGTAGAAATTTAGAAATTATTTTTGAAGAAATCATTAGATTTGCGTTAAATAGTCAAAAACTTTTTCACAACTAATTAACAGTTATTTTTTTAATGTCTCTAATTACTTTAACTACAGATTTCGGAACTAAAGATCACTTTGTAGGTGCTGTAAAAGGAGCTATCTACACAGAACTTCCTGATGTTAAAATAATTGACATTACACATCATATTACTCCTTTTAACATTACTGAAACTGCATATATTTTAAAAAATGCATATAAAAGTTTTCCTAAAGGAAGTATACATATTGTTGGTGTAGATTCAGAATTATCTATAGAAAACAAACATATTGCATTAGAATTGGATGATCATTTTTTTGTATGTCCAGATAATGGATTAATTTCTATGATTGCTTCAGAAATTAACCCTACAAAGATTGTAGAAATTAATATCCATGATCGTATTCAAAGTAGTTTTCCTGTACTAGATGTTTTTGTACAAGTTGCTTGTCATATTGCTCGTGGAGGAAACTTAGGTGTAATTGGTAAAGAAATTAAAGAATATAAAAAGTTAGTTGAAATTCAACCAAAAGTAAATCAAACACAAACTATTATTAATGGAGGCGTAATTTATATTGATAATTACGGAAATGTAATTAGCAATATCAGTAAAAAGATGTTTAATGAAATTGGTAAAGGAAGACCTTTTAAAATTTCTGCACGTAGATATTCTTTTTCAAAAATATATAGTAGATATAATGAGTTTGTAGATTTTTCTGTACCAGAAGAACGCCGTAGAAATGATGGTGAACGATTAGCAATCTTTAATTCTGCTGGTTTTTTAGAAATTGCTGTATACAGAAGTAATTTAACCACTGTTGGAGGCGCATCTTCTTTGTTAGGAATGGATTATAGAGATACCATTTCTATTGAATTTGAAACTATTAAATCGCCAGAATTTACAACTCTTAACTAAAAAAGCATGTTTGTACGCATTGTAAAATTAAGTTTTCACCCAGAAAAAATTGAAGAGTTTTTAGCAAATTTTGATGAAAAGAAAGCTTTTATTAGAAAATCTAAAGGTTGTTCTTTACTAGAGTTATACAGAGACAAAACAAATACCAATGTATTTTTCACCTATTCTTATTGGGAAACTGAGCAAGATTTAGAAAACTACAGAAATTCCGACTTATTTAAAGGAGTTTGGGCAAAAACAAAAGTGTTGTTTAATGACAAACCGCTTGCTTGGAGTGTTGATAAAACAGAAAGTTTAGTGTAATGAATTTTAATTCTTTTCCTACTTTAAAAACTGAACGATTACTCTTACGTAAATCTAATTTGGATGATGCTGCTACTTTTTTAGAATTACGTTCAAACCCAATTATAAATACATATATTGAAAGAGAAATTCCTACAAAAATATCTCAAGCTGAAGATTTTATCAAAAAAATAACACAAGAAGAAATTGATAAGAAAAGTATTACTTGGTTAATTACATTAAAAGAGAACAATAAAGCAATTGGCTCAATTTGCATTTGGAATCTTAATCAAGAAAAACAATATGGAGAAGTTGGTTATTCTTTACTTCCAGCGTTTTTTAAAAAAGGATTTATGAGTGAAGCCATGGAAACTGTTTTAGAATTTGGTTTTAATAAAATGAAGCTAAAAACTATTGAAGCCTTTACACATAAAAATAATATTGCTTCAATTGCGTTGTTAGAGAAGTACAATTTTGTTTTTCAACCAGAAAGAAAAGATGATGACGTAGAAGATAATAGGGTTTATAAGATTGAAAAAGAGACAAGAATAAAGAGACAAGAATAAAAAAAAGAAAAACGTGTTTCCAAAATAAGTTTTTTTTAAGCTTGGAGGAATCTAAAACAAATAAACATTGAAAGCAATATTAAAAAAAGAATTCACAGCATTTTTTGCCTCACCAATTGCCTATTTGGTTATTGGAGTTTTCTTAGTTATAAACGGATTATTTCTTTGGGTTTTTAAAGACGATTTTAATATCCTAAACGCAGGTTTTGCCGATTTAAATAACTTCTTTTATTTAGCGCCTTGGGTATTTCTATTTTTAATTCCGGCAATTACCATGAAGAGTTTTGCTGATGAATTTAACAGCGGAACCATAGAAATTTTAAAGACAAGGCCCATTACAAATTGGCAAATTGTGTTTGGTAAATTTTTGGCTTCACTCCTACTTATTATTATTGCATTAGTTCCTACTTTAACCTACGTTTACACAGTATATCAATTAGGAAACCCTGTTGGTAATTTAGATTTTGGAAGCACAATTGGATCTTATATTGGTTTATTATTGCTTGCTTCAACTTATACTGCCGTTGGTTTATTTACATCTACATTATCTAAAAATCAGATTGTGGCATTCATTTTAAGTGTTTTTATAACGTTCTTTTTATACTTTGGTTTTGATGCTTTTGCTAATTTGGTTAGCAATCAAAATATTTCAAAATTAGGAATAAACGAACATTTTAAAAGTATTTCTAGAGGCGTTATAGACACAAGAGATATTCTTTACTTTGTATCTGTAACAGCTTTCTTTTTATTCATTACAAAAATGCAATTAGATGAATAAGAAAATAAAAAATATCGCATTATTATTAATTGGAGTTTTCTTGTTGAATTTCGCCAATCAATCAATTTATAAAAGATTCGATTTAACTCAAGACAAACGCTATACGTTATCAAAAATTACAACTTCAATTCTTGATAAATTTGAAAATACAGTTACTGTAAAAGTATATTTAGAGGGCGAATTTCCTACAGAATTCCAACGATTACAAACCGAAACTCGTCAGTTTTTAGAGGAATTAAAAGCTGAAAATTCAGCTATAAAAATCCTTTTTATCAATCCTGATAATCAACGAGAACAATTGACAAAAAAAGGAATGTATCCAAGTCAATTAACTGTTGAAGAAGATGGTAAATTATCAAATGCTATTATTTTTCCTTGGGCAGAAGTTTCTTATAAGAATAAAGCTGTAATTGTTTCATTATTACCAGAGAGTCAAGCAAAAACACAAGAAGAACAATTACAAAATGCTGTTGAAGGATTAGAATATTCTTTTGCAAATGCATTGAATATCTTAACGCAAAATAACAAGAAAAAAGTTGCTATAATCTCTGGAAATGGAGAATTACAAGACATTGAACTGTATAGCTTTTTAAGTGAAGTTGGCAAGAAATATCATTTAGCAAAATTCACATTAGATTCTGTTGCAACAAACCCACAGAAAACATTACAAGGTTTAACAAACTTTGATCTTGCTATTATTGCAAAACCTACAGAAAAATTTACTGCTGAAGAAAAATTTACACTCGATCAATTTATAACAAACGGCGGAAAAACATTGTGGATGTTAGACAATGTACAAGCCGATACTGATAGTTTATTTAACAACGGAAAAATGTTAGCATATCCTAGAGAGCTAAATTTAACGGATTTACTTTTTGCTTACGGAGTTCGAGTAAACAGCAAATTAGTACAGGATTTATACGCATCTAAAATTCCGTTAGCAACAGGAAATGTTGGAAATCAAACACAGTTTCAAAACTTGCCTTGGTTTTATAACCCGTTAGTTGCAGGAAATCCAAATCACCCAATTAGTAAAAACGTTTTACCTGTTCGTTTGCAATTTGCAACACAAATTGACACTTTAAAAAATAATGTAAGAAAAACACCTTTATTGGTAAGTTCATTACTTACTAAACAAGTTGGTTTACCTACAATTATTGAACTTTCTAGCATAGCAAATGAACCAACAGAACAAGAATTTTCTGGCGGAAATCAATTATTTAGTGTGTTGTTAGAAGGCGAATTTAATTCTGCTTATGCAAACAGAATTAAACCTTTTAAAAGCACTATTTTTAAAGGGAAATCTTCAGAAAATAAAATGATAATTATTGCTGATGGAGATATTGCAAAGAATCAAATTTTAAAAGGAAAACCACATGATTTAGCAACCGATAAATGGACTAATGAACGTTTTGGAAATAAAGATTTTCTATTAAATTCAATAGATTATTTATTGGACGATTCTGGTTTAATCAACTTAAAAAACAAATCGCTTCAACTTAATATTTTAGACAAACAACAAGCTTTTCAAGAAAAAGGATATTGGCAGTTTTTAAATATTGTTGTTCCACTTTTATTGTTGTTTGGTTTTGGGTTTGGATTTAATTATTGGAGAAAGAAGAAGTATCAGTAGGCAGTATTCAGTATTCAGTATTCAGTATTCAAAAATGAAAACTTTAAAACTTTAAAACTTTGAAACTTTGAAACTTTGAAACTTTGAAACTTTGAAACTTAAATCGACAACAAATTATCATTAATAAAAGTATATCCTAAAACTTCTTGTACTTTTTTAGAACTGATAATTTTCCACTTAACAACTTCATTTTCTTCAAACTCAGGAATCGCTAAACCGTTGCTAACTTTTGCAAAAGTATAAAATTCTCTTCTTGTTGGATGATGATTAGAACATGCATTAAAAGTGATATTCCAACAATTCTGATCTATAATTTCATGAATAATATGTATACAATCTTCTTTATGAATCATATTCACAAACCCTTTTGGTTGCGGTATTTTTCGTCCATTCTTAAACCAATTAGAAGGATGTCTTGTATCTCCGAATAAACCTGCAAAACGAATTATTGTAGTTTCAAAAAAGGTGTTTTCTCTAAATAAATTTTCAATTTCGGTTAACGGTGTTTTTAAAACTTCATCTTCTTCAGTCATTACTTTATTTAATCTTCCATAAACCGAAGTTGAGCTGATAAAAATCACTTTTTGAATGCTCGAATTTTCAATCTGAGAAATTAAATTTTCAAAGCCATCAATATCTTTTGAGGTAATTGCAATTATTAAAATATCTGAATTTAAGAAGCTATCAAACTCTTCAAAAGAACTGATGTCAATTATATAAGGTTCAATATTATTGAACTCTAAGGTTTCTAATTTTTCTTCACTTGTGGTAGAACCTTTTACAGTATAACCATCATTTAATAAAGAAACTGCTAACGATTTTCCTAACCAACCACAACCTAAAATACTAACATTCTGCATCGCAACAATTTTCGTCTTTTACTAATTTACAAGAAACAACGGCTAATAAAGCACCTAAAATTGGTGCTAAAATATACATCCATAAATGCTCTGTATGACCAGAAATTAATGCTGGTGCAATGGAACGTGCAGGATTCATAGATGCTTTTGTAATTGGGCCTGCAAACATGGCTTCTAATAAAACTACGCCACCAATTGCAATACCTGCAACTACGCCAACTTCTTTACTTCCGGTGGAAACATTTATAATAGTAAGCATTAAAAAGAAGGCTAATAATAGTTCTAAAATAAAGGCGCGCCAAACATCAATTGTTGGTAAAGTTGCCCCAAAATATTCGGAAGTTGGGAATAAAATCCACAAGATTACACTTGCTAAAATTGCACCTAAAATTTGTGCAATTATGTATTTAGGAACTTCTTTCCAAGCAAACTTTTTTGCATAGGCAAAAGAAATAGTAACTGCTGGATTAAAATGCGCTCCAGAAATATCACCAAAAGCATAAATCATTGCCATAACTATAAATCCCCAAGTAATTGCAATACCAACGTGTGTAACGTCTCCACCTGTAACTTCGTTAATTGTCATGGCTCCTGTTCCGCAGAAAACCATTGCAAAAGTTCCTATAAATTCTGAAATATATTTCTTCATTGAATGCAAATATCAGCTAAAAAAATGAAATGTATTTTAAGTATTGATTATCATTCATCATTTTTATTGTAATTTTAGCTTTTCAAATTAAAAATAAAACAATCATGAAAAAAATTTCAATCAAATCTATAAGTATTTTAAGTGTTTTTGCACTTTTACTTTTTACAAATTGTAAAAATTCAGAAACTAAAGAAGTTGCTGAAAAAGAAGTTAAAGAAGA of the Tenacibaculum todarodis genome contains:
- the gldF gene encoding gliding motility-associated ABC transporter permease subunit GldF; the encoded protein is MKAILKKEFTAFFASPIAYLVIGVFLVINGLFLWVFKDDFNILNAGFADLNNFFYLAPWVFLFLIPAITMKSFADEFNSGTIEILKTRPITNWQIVFGKFLASLLLIIIALVPTLTYVYTVYQLGNPVGNLDFGSTIGSYIGLLLLASTYTAVGLFTSTLSKNQIVAFILSVFITFFLYFGFDAFANLVSNQNISKLGINEHFKSISRGVIDTRDILYFVSVTAFFLFITKMQLDE
- the gldG gene encoding gliding motility-associated ABC transporter substrate-binding protein GldG, with translation MNKKIKNIALLLIGVFLLNFANQSIYKRFDLTQDKRYTLSKITTSILDKFENTVTVKVYLEGEFPTEFQRLQTETRQFLEELKAENSAIKILFINPDNQREQLTKKGMYPSQLTVEEDGKLSNAIIFPWAEVSYKNKAVIVSLLPESQAKTQEEQLQNAVEGLEYSFANALNILTQNNKKKVAIISGNGELQDIELYSFLSEVGKKYHLAKFTLDSVATNPQKTLQGLTNFDLAIIAKPTEKFTAEEKFTLDQFITNGGKTLWMLDNVQADTDSLFNNGKMLAYPRELNLTDLLFAYGVRVNSKLVQDLYASKIPLATGNVGNQTQFQNLPWFYNPLVAGNPNHPISKNVLPVRLQFATQIDTLKNNVRKTPLLVSSLLTKQVGLPTIIELSSIANEPTEQEFSGGNQLFSVLLEGEFNSAYANRIKPFKSTIFKGKSSENKMIIIADGDIAKNQILKGKPHDLATDKWTNERFGNKDFLLNSIDYLLDDSGLINLKNKSLQLNILDKQQAFQEKGYWQFLNIVVPLLLLFGFGFGFNYWRKKKYQ
- a CDS encoding NAD(P)H-binding protein, with the protein product MQNVSILGCGWLGKSLAVSLLNDGYTVKGSTTSEEKLETLEFNNIEPYIIDISSFEEFDSFLNSDILIIAITSKDIDGFENLISQIENSSIQKVIFISSTSVYGRLNKVMTEEDEVLKTPLTEIENLFRENTFFETTIIRFAGLFGDTRHPSNWFKNGRKIPQPKGFVNMIHKEDCIHIIHEIIDQNCWNITFNACSNHHPTRREFYTFAKVSNGLAIPEFEENEVVKWKIISSKKVQEVLGYTFINDNLLSI
- a CDS encoding MIP/aquaporin family protein is translated as MKKYISEFIGTFAMVFCGTGAMTINEVTGGDVTHVGIAITWGFIVMAMIYAFGDISGAHFNPAVTISFAYAKKFAWKEVPKYIIAQILGAILASVILWILFPTSEYFGATLPTIDVWRAFILELLLAFFLMLTIINVSTGSKEVGVVAGIAIGGVVLLEAMFAGPITKASMNPARSIAPALISGHTEHLWMYILAPILGALLAVVSCKLVKDENCCDAEC